A region from the Chrysoperla carnea chromosome 4, inChrCarn1.1, whole genome shotgun sequence genome encodes:
- the LOC123299036 gene encoding uncharacterized protein LOC123299036 gives MEKLFVHLIRRSDEYFELAGLSEDKRLWFSLPDEHKNLYEHKVLSSKTTIKSAIAAIKPINGFRKIGIKLDEDLKKEYFDEDGNLSYKNYPLQESVVFFDVSEKLQEENFLIKRIKELELKLNDKDEIKLQNIEKKFVLDKYDKTQNPSEWFSKFESECDRNKIKSGTQMIEALRFFVAGSAKHWYEGNLKKFGLTNWSEWRNSFFSIFIDKGWTAVRKAYTYKYLGGSLIDYALTKENLCLEVESDSTMSSRINLIVMGLPSQVQDELDREDINTIKKLYNELRKLDGQYNKRSKENKPYDNRHEKTKLGESTKKKQIDIPLKKPCYMCEALGWKNRFHPSNECRNKILYAQKKESNLIETKSDSENEAEMMKMEIDRNSLN, from the coding sequence atggaaaaattgtttgtccACTTAATAAGAAGAAgcgatgaatattttgaattagctgGACTATCCGAAGATAAGCGGTTATGGTTTAGCTTACcagatgaacataaaaatttatatgaacataAGGTATTATCATCAAAAACCACCATTAAAAGTGCAATTGCTGCTATTAAACCGATTAATGGTTTCCGAAAAATTGGCATTAAATTAGATgaggatttgaaaaaagaatattttgatgaagatGGAAACCTTAGCTACAAAAACTATCCGTTACAGGAATCTGTAGTTTTTTTTGATGTGAGTGAAAAACtccaagaagaaaattttttaattaaaagaatcaaggaattagaattaaaattaaatgacaaagatgagataaaattgcaaaatatagaaaagaagTTTGTTCTTGATAAATATGACAAAACACAAAACCCTTCTGAGtggttttctaaatttgaaagtgaatgtgaccgaaataaaataaaaagtggtacCCAGATGATTGAAGCTTTACGATTTTTTGTCGCTGGATCGGCCAAACACTGGTAtgaaggaaatttgaaaaaatttggtctAACTAATTGGTCTGAATggcgaaattcatttttttccatttttattgacaaaggtTGGACAGCTGTCAGAAAAGCATATACCTATAAATACTTAGGCGGCTCATTGATCGATTAcgctttaacaaaagaaaatttatgtttagaagTAGAAAGTGATAGTACTATGAGTTCCAGAATAAACTTGATTGTAATGGGTTTACCATCTCAAGTTCAAGATGAGCTAGATCGCGAAGACAttaacactataaaaaaattatacaatgaacTCCGAAAGCTAGATGGtcaatataataaacgttcgaaagaaaataaaccatATGATAATcggcatgaaaaaacaaaattaggagaatcgactaaaaagaaacaaattgatatacCCTTGAAAAAACCATGCTACATGTGTGAAGCTCTTGGTtggaaaaatcgatttcatcCCTCTAACGAATGCCGAAATAAAATACTGTACGCTCAGAAAAAAgaatctaatttaattgaaacgaaatctgattcagaaaatgaggctgaaatgatgaaaatggaaattgaccGAAATTCTTTAAACTAG